One Pithys albifrons albifrons isolate INPA30051 chromosome 17, PitAlb_v1, whole genome shotgun sequence genomic window carries:
- the DTX1 gene encoding E3 ubiquitin-protein ligase DTX1: protein MARQGPGAMLASGGLGFPPQNLARVVVWEWLNEHGRWRPYSAAVCHHIENVLKEDARGSVVLGQVDVQLAPYVIDLQSMHQFRQDTGTMRPVRRNFYDPSSAPGKGIVWEWENDNNSWTPYDMDICITIQNAYEKQHPWLDLSSLGFCYLIYFSSMSQMNRQTQRKRRLRRRMDLAYPLTMGSIPKSQSWPVGTSTGTPCSCPQCLLVNSTRAASNAILASQRRKLYPGAVRQSSTFAGGALWPAGPGPAAGAGGTAKGEGLRVPGTGFASGQSVPSAALPGLNNLNRPGTQRGAGLGARATVPPGVPALPVKNLNGTGPVHPALAGMTGILMCAAGLPVCLTRAPKPILHPPPVSKSDIKPVPGINGICRKTKKKQLKKSKTPEDVVRRYIQKVKNPPDEDCTICMERLVTSSGYEGVLSPRGIKPELVGKLGKCGHMYHLLCLLAMYNNGNKDGSLQCPTCKAIYGEKTGTQPPGKMEFHLIPHSLPGYTDSKTIRIVYDIPTGIQGPEHPNPGKKFTARGFPRHCYLPDNEKGRKVLKLLIVAWDRRLIFTIGTSNTTGESDTVVWNEIHHKTEFGSNLTGHGYPDPNYLDNVLAELLAQGVSEATLKD, encoded by the exons ATGGCCCGCCAGGGTCCGGGGGCCATGCTGGCCTCGGGGGGCCTGGGCTTCCCCCCGCAAAACCTGGCCCGCGTGGTGGTGTGGGAATGGCTGAACGAGCACGGGCGCTGGCGGCCCTACTCGGCCGCCGTGTGCCACCACATCGAGAACGTGCTGAAGGAGGACGCCCGCGGGTCCgtggtgctggggcaggtcGACGTCCAGCTGGCACCCTACGTCATTGATCTCCAGTCCATGCATCAGTTCCGGCAGGACACGG GGACCATGCGCCCCGTCCGGAGGAACTTTTACGACCCATCCTCAGCCCCAGGCAAGGGAATCGTGTGGGAATGGGAGAACGACAACAACTCCTGGACTCCCTACGACATGGACATCTGCATCACCATCCAGAACGCCTACGAGAAGCAGCACCCCTGGCTGGACCTCTCCTCCCTGGGCTTCTGCTACCTCATCTACTTCAGCAGCATGTCCCAAATGAACCGACAAACGCAGCGCAAGCGGCGGCTCCGGCGCCGCATGGACCTGGCCTATCCCCTCACCATGGGCTCCATCCCCAAATCCCAGTCGTGGCCGGTGGGCACCAGCACGGGGACCCCCTGCTCGTGCCCGCAGTGCCTGCTGGTCAACAGCACCCGCGCCGCTTCCAACGCCATCCTGGCATCCCAGCGCCGCAAACTCTACCCCGGCGCCGTCCGGCAGAGCAGCACCTTCGCCGGAGGGGCCCTGtggccggcggggccggggccggcggcgggggcggggggcaCGGCCAAGGGCGAGGGCCTGCGGGTGCCCGGCACGGGGTTTGCCTCCGGTCAGAGCGTGCCCAGCGCGGCGCTGCCCGGGCTCAACAACCTCAACCGGCCCGGGACGCAGCGCGGGGCTGGACTGGGCGCCAGGGCCACCGTGCCCCCGGG GGTCCCAGCGCTCCCGGTCAAGAACCTGAACGGCACCGGCCCCGTCCATCCCGCCCTCGCAG GGATGACAGGGATCCTCATGTGTGCCGCTGGGCTGCCCGTGTGCCTGACCCGCGCCCCCAAACCCATCCTGCACCCGCCGCCCGTCAGCAAGAGTGACATCAAACCCGTCCCTGGCATCAACGGCATCTGcaggaaaaccaaaaagaagCAGCTCAAGAAGA GCAAGACCCCCGAGGACGTGGTGCGCCGGTATATCCAGAAGGTGAAGAACCCCCCGGATGAG GACTGCACCATCTGCATGGAGCGGCTGGTCACCTCCTCCGGCTACGAGGGCGTCCTGAGCCCCAGGGGCATCAAGCCGGAGCTGGTGGGCAAGTTGGGCAAGTGTGGGCACATGTACCACCTCCTGTGCCTCCTGGCCATGTACAACAACGGCAATAAG GACGGGAGCCTGCAGTGCCCCACCTGTAAGGCCATTTACGGGGAGAAGACGGGAACGCAGCCCCCCGGGAAGATGGAGTTCCACCTCATCCCCCACTCCCTCCCGGGATACACCGACTCCAAAACCATCCGGATCGTCTATGACATCCCCACGGGCATCCAG GGCCCGGAGCATCCCAATCCCGGCAAGAAGTTCACGGCGCGCGGCTTCCCCCGGCACTGCTACCTGCCGGACAACGAGAAGGGCAGGAAG GTGCTGAAGCTGCTGATCGTGGCCTGGGACCGGCGGCTCATCTTCACCATCGGCACCTCCAACACCACCGGGGAGTCGGACACGGTGGTGTGGAACGAGATCCACCACAAGACCGAGTTCGGCTCCAACCTGACGGGCCATGGTTACCCCGACCCCAACTACCTGGACAACGTCCTGGCCGAGCTGCTGGCCCAGGGCGTGTCCGAGGCCACCCTGAAGGACTGA